From Punica granatum isolate Tunisia-2019 chromosome 1, ASM765513v2, whole genome shotgun sequence:
TCGAAGGATATCCGACTCATTCTGCTTTTCTTTCAGTAAAGACGGGGATAAAAAGCAAGGGAGCGAAGACTCACGTCGTCGTCGCCGCCGCCGAGATCTCGGCAGATCTTCTTAGCCTTCTCCATCACCGATTCGGCCACCTCACCGCCATACCTCTCCATCGTAGCTATTATATCAGACGAGAACAGATATCCTGAAACGCCAACTGAACCAAACAGTGAGCTTCAGCCACCATCCCATTCATTTTGAATCAAAAGAATCTCTTGTGTTTCCTCCCTATTCTTGGCTAACCCAAACATCATCAACATCGAATGTTTGGAAGAGAGAGGGTTTTAAAGAATACCCTTTTGACCAATTGAAATGGTGATGACAACATTCGCCTACCTGAACCATCGACAGCAGTGTAGACAGGCGGGGGATTGTTGGCGTAGACGAGGAAGAGGGTGTCGTTGAAGTTGGAGGAGACGAGGTTCTTGAGGCACCACGTCAGGGCGTACATGCTCTCCTCGCTCTCGTCCACCGCCACCACTATCCTCCTCTCCTCCTTATTCTCTGAtgcagctgctgctgctgctcctcCTTCCGCCATAATCCTATCTCTCTCCCAAGAGTAAGACTCCGACAAAACTCTATATATGCTTTGGGAACTGAACAGTGGGTTTTGATGGAAGTAGGCATCCATGAGTACTGaccatttatttatataggaGCCATGGAGCTTCCAgagaacgagagagagagagagaatctgtTGGCAGGTCATTGGTTTACTTTTGGAGCGGTTTTCGAGACTGTGGGCTTCTCACGATTAAAAGCACCCCGACACAACGGTCCAAGATTAAGGTTTGAGGTGGCACTTGGCAGCCAACGCTATCCGTCTCAATTATGTTCTTGCTTATCCTGAAGTTACGTGGGCATCATTCTAGCTCACCAGCTCGGAGAGTTCATGTGACAGAGGTCAACGGAAACAGCCTGCGCTCGTTCTTCACTGAATTGAGTAGCAATCCACAGACCAAGATTCTCTTGCCATTGTTGGTCGTTGATGCTTTTATTCCAATCATTCATTCCATCGCATCGTGTCAATGATGCTTTCTGAATTATTCAATATCGATATAGTAATTTCATGTCTCAAGACAGTTGAGTACTATTCATCCCACGCAGACTGGGGGACAAGGATTCGAAGATAAAACTTTGCCCAACTGAAAAGCCGAATGAATAGATCTCCCTTTTATATTAACAGCTAAATGTTGATAAAAATGTCAAAAACCGCAACCCTGCCGGTAACAAATGTTTGAGACGTGTAGAGAGTCGCAGTTTTTCTTATCAACTATCAACACAAAAGTACTGATCAAGCTGAAGCTACAAGAATGTCACACATTGACTATCTAGTGATGAAAAAACTCGGATTGGGTATTCAACTGCATGTTAAGGGAGATCCCCAGAACTGCTTCCTCGCCAAAAGGGAGATTACGATTTCTTTGACGAACCAAACCCACCAAACCCCATCATAGCTGCAACGTCGGGATCTACTTCTATCGCCTCTTCTGCAGCCTTCTCTTTCTACTCCATggcaaaagaaggaaaaaaaaaaaagaaaaaaaaaaggagtaagCATCAAGGTCAAGAAGGGGAGAACTTGATGAATAACCAATCAAAGTGGTAAGTAAATGGTCAAGTTTAATCTCATGAGGAATTTAGCAAATTTATCTAGTTACAgaccttcttctcttttttcctttctcgaCGCAGGCGCTTccattcttcctcttcttgctGCTGTTTCAAGATTCGCTCATCAAGATCTGCAAAAGGATATTAGATAGGTTTTCATCACAATCAGTCATCGATGGATGCATCAACAGAGTCTAATCAAAAGCCATTTTGCAATTGTCTAAAGCTCACCTTGCTCGGTAAAGGTACCAGGAGGTTTCCGCTTCTTCAGAATTTCAAATCGCTCCTGAACCTGCATATCAAAAGGATTTTAAGCCAATGATAGCAACTATTAAACATAATATGTAAAACAATTTTGACAGAGCAGCATATATTAGCATTGGCCTTAAGCTAACCTGTTGCAGAGATGCTCTTTCTACCCGCATAGACATACCAAGGGCCCTTTGATCTGAACGATGAGCATAAAAATGTCAGACAAAGTGACAATTACACAAAGAATGGAGAAGAAAGTGCACAATAGTATCTGAGAGACTGTGATGCATTCATACGTTTTTTCCCATTGATGTGGTCCAAGTAGTTTGCTGAATCCTTCACTACACACTCACAAACTGAGCAGTAGTATCCAGCCTGCGAAGTACACAAAGGATACAATCACACAATCCATGCTCCGCCACAGAGTCAATAAAACATGAATGCTAACAATTACTAGTGATGTACGCTACCCTCCTCCTTTCTTTCCCAATGCAGAAGAAACCAAAAGGCTAAAAAAATCTAAAGAGAGATCTATTCTGCAAAGCAGTACCTGCTGGCTTAGAGGTGCAATGGGAGTAACCACCTGAAAAGATACAAACACAGAAGAATGGGAAATCAGCATTCGCAAAATATATCATCATAAAAACTTTGAATAAATGAAACCAGGGTTTCCTTAGCAATAATGGCCTATGCAAAGGCAAAGGGTTATGGCATGACCGCTCTTTGAGAATTTGATTTATAGACCTTTAAGAAGTTAGCTTTACATTTTGCCCTTAAAGTACATCAATGTCTTAACAACATTGTTTCAGGAGCCGTGCTGAAAAGTTGTTCTGTGATAATAGCTGTGactaataaaatttatcaaGTCAAATGATCATTTTCAGAGAGGCTATAGCCAATCCATTCTCCTGAAAAAGAGGATAGAGAAAGCCTAACATGTGGAAATCACGTCACTCCATCCCCTAGTTCTCTTGAGATGTTCAGATTAAAATTGAGAATCGGatgccatatatataattcacaAAAACAAGAAATTCAGCAGAGACCCACCTGGGTCTTCCCCAATCGAGACTCAAGGTCCACTTCATAGTCCCTATGCTTCAAGGGCTTCCTCTGCACCGGCGGACCTTTCGCTGCGACACATAGTCATTCGGGTTAATCCTTCGAATTCAGTAGAAACTAAATGAGGAACAAAACGGGTCAAGTACATAAACAACAATGTAACTGAATCGGTGGAGTCACCTTTTGACTTATGCCGCGACTCTGCTTCCTGAAACAAATCAAACAGGGACCTTTTAGCTACAAATACATGTACAAAGGAGACAATAAGGTCAAGCTTTGCAGAAAGACAGGTATTAACCCACCTCGTTCTCACGTTCACGTGCTCGTTCTAGATACTCCTCGCGATCGAACTTCCTCCTGAAGGTGTTGTCGACCCCAAGAGTCTGCACCAAAGAGAAGAAAGTTCA
This genomic window contains:
- the LOC116201426 gene encoding universal stress protein A-like protein isoform X3 — encoded protein: MTCQQILSLSLVLWKLHGSYINKWSVLMDAYFHQNPLFSSQSIYRVLSESYSWERDRIMAEGGAAAAAASENKEERRIVVAVDESEESMYALTWCLKNLVSSNFNDTLFLVYANNPPPVYTAVDGSGYLFSSDIIATMERYGGEVAESVMEKAKKICRDLGGGDDDIKVETRVERGDARDVICKMVERLNADILVMGSHGYGLIKRAFLGSVSNHCAQNVKSPVMIVKKPK
- the LOC116201426 gene encoding universal stress protein A-like protein isoform X2; translation: MTCQQILSLSLVLWKLHGSYINKWSVLMDAYFHQNPLFSSQSIYRVLSESYSWERDRIMAEGGAAAAAASENKEERRIVVAVDESEESMYALTWCLKNLVSSNFNDTLFLVYANNPPPVYTAVDGSGYLFSSDIIATMERYGGEVAESVMEKAKKICRDLGGGDDDQIKVETRVERGDARDVICKMVERLNADILVMGSHGYGLIKRAFLGSVSNHCAQNVKSPVMIVKKPK
- the LOC116201446 gene encoding zinc finger matrin-type protein 2, yielding MVNTANNNTLGVDNTFRRKFDREEYLERARERENEEAESRHKSKAKGPPVQRKPLKHRDYEVDLESRLGKTQVVTPIAPLSQQAGYYCSVCECVVKDSANYLDHINGKKHQRALGMSMRVERASLQQVQERFEILKKRKPPGTFTEQDLDERILKQQQEEEEWKRLRRERKKEKKKEKAAEEAIEVDPDVAAMMGFGGFGSSKKS
- the LOC116201426 gene encoding universal stress protein A-like protein isoform X1 translates to MTCQQILSLSLVLWKLHGSYINKWSVLMDAYFHQNPLFSSQSIYRVLSESYSWERDRIMAEGGAAAAAASENKEERRIVVAVDESEESMYALTWCLKNLVSSNFNDTLFLVYANNPPPVYTAVDGSVGVSGYLFSSDIIATMERYGGEVAESVMEKAKKICRDLGGGDDDIKVETRVERGDARDVICKMVERLNADILVMGSHGYGLIKRAFLGSVSNHCAQNVKSPVMIVKKPK